In Pyrus communis chromosome 8, drPyrComm1.1, whole genome shotgun sequence, one genomic interval encodes:
- the LOC137743612 gene encoding transcription factor TGA9-like translates to MAFISSATCPDSSFFLEYKDENGLRKSCMAASHQVGDATATATTAGLSSESGPSNHHIPYAVLHGMNVPSTSFLNQEGSAFDFGELEEAIARQVRNDEAQAPLFTAGGEGAGRPAATLEMFPAWPMRFHQTSRGSSKSGGEESTDSESQVNTLTTTTTNQLELEPESPMSKNPSSSQAAFDQKHLHFQQQQQQLQQKLAISDTSRGPNSQTQSAPKPSQEKRKGAGSTSENKQLDAKTLRRLAQNREAARKSRLRKKAYVQQLESSRIKLTQLEQELHRARAQGLFLAGAGGGLGNISSGAAIFDMEYARWLEDDHRRMSEFRTGLQAHLSDSDLQLSVDGYISHYDELFQLKGVAAKSDVFHLITGIWTTPAERCFLWMGGFRPSELIKMLIGQLEPLTEQQYMGIYNLQQSSQQAEEALTQGLEQLHQSLVDTIAGGPVIDGMQQMAVALGKFTNLEGFVRQADNLRQQTLHQLRRILTIRQAARCFLVIGEYYGRLRALSSLWASRPRESMMSDDNSCQTTTELQMVQPSQNHFSSF, encoded by the exons atgGCTTTTATTTCTTCTGCTACATGTCCTGATTCCAGCTTCTTCTTGGAGTACAAAGATGAAAATGGTCTGAGAAAATCTTGCATGGCGGCGAGTCATCAAGTTGGAGACGCTACCGCCACTGCCACCACCGCTGGTTTGTCATCGGAATCAGGACCGTCCAATCACCATATCCCTTATGCTGTTCTTCATGGGATGAATGTTCCTTCCACCAGTTTTCT TAATCAAGAAGGATCTGCCTTTGATTTTGGGGAGCTGGAAGAAGCAATTGCGCGGCAAGTTAGAAACGATGAAGCTCAAGCAC CTTTATTCACAGCAGGAGGAGAAGGAGCAGGCAGGCCTGCTGCAACTCTTGAAATGTTTCCTGCTTGGCCAATGAGATTCCACCAAACCTCAAGA GGGAGTTCAAAGTCAGGAGGGGAAGAAAGCACAGACTCAGAATCACAAGTGAACActctaacaacaacaacaacaaaccaGTTGGAACTGGAACCAGAATCTCCCATGAGTAAaaatccttcttcctcacaggCTGCTTTTGATCAGAAGCATCTCCACTTTCAACAGCAACAGCAACAATTACAGCAAAAGTTGGCAATTAGTGACACTTCCAGAGGACCTAATTCACAAACTCAATCAGCTCCCAAACCCTCCCAAGAGAAG AGGAAGGGAGCTGGTTCAACATCAGAGAATAAACAACTTGATGCTAAG ACATTGAGACGTTTAGCTCAAAACAGAGAAGCTGCACGAAAAAGCCGCCTCAGAAAAAAG GCTTATGTACAACAGCTAGAGTCAAGCAGGATAAAGCTTACACAGCTTGAGCAAGAACTTCATAGAGCGCGCGCTCAG gGGTTGTTCTTGGCTGGTGCCGGTGGTGGTCTTGGCAATATCAGCTCAG gTGCTGCAATATTTGACATGGAATATGCAAGATGGCTAGAAGACGACCACCGGCGCATGTCGGAGTTCCGAACAGGGTTACAAGCACATTTATCGGACAGCGATCTTCAGCTAAGTGTGGACGGATATATTTCTCATTACGATGAACTTTTCCAGCTGAAAGGAGTGGCTGCTAAATCTGATGTGTTCCacctcataactggaatttggACTACTCCAGCTGAACGTTGCTTCCTCTGGATGGGTGGTTTTAGACCCTCTGAGCTCATCAAG ATGCTAATAGGACAGTTAGAACCACTAACAGAACAGCAATACATGGGGATCTATAACCTGCAACAGTCCTCACAACAAGCAGAAGAGGCCCTTACTCAAGGTCTAGAGCAGCTTCATCAGTCTCTGGTCGACACCATTGCCGGTGGGCCAGTCATCGACGGCATGCAACAGATGGCTGTGGCTTTGGGCAAGTTCACTAATCTTGAAGGCTTCGTTCGCCAG GCTGATAACTTGAGACAACAAACCCTTCATCAGTTGCGTCGCATATTAACAATTCGTCAGGCAGCGAGATGTTTTCTTGTAATTGGAGAGTACTATGGACGATTAAGGGCACTTAGTTCTCTTTGGGCATCTAGACCGCGAGA GAGCATGATGAGCGATGATAACTCATGCCAAACGACGACAGAGCTACAAATGGTACAACCTTCGCAGAATCATTTCTCCTCCTTTTGA
- the LOC137743343 gene encoding uncharacterized protein isoform X2 has product MLSSGNNLNRGTATPSSTMPPLFQCLPLEPIMLSNQKYPRSGELRRVLGFPLGSLTDDHSLGVFHLKLPPPVATEELKHFKESVQDASRRARDRAKMLHESIFKLDKYREALSSKKRQRSDLSSSEKSNGVNVVKLGSQIYKNPPENMTQRFEDRAKSVRFNKRFRTSVAHADVRSAAISRQQVVTDKDEKMPQAVNAASVRIEEKTRRLLAGGEGLDQKVKKKRSVGAVSHRITGGERDIQQATHPKLSDDLKLRSCDVQGVRSKTSLGVGGINKSEPSFESGNLSTCTVLKNDMENAPVQRDHSVVLEQRVMLKGNIKLNIQEENPVRSLNTVIKGKVSRAPQTGSILNLDSSPNVHSPSAPFQGWEHPAGENKGKVASVMSNQKRAMSNGSSVQPMAQWVGQRPHKNSRTRRTNLVAPIPKNAEAQISCHSSATSDFSARTSSVGTIGSQIMSSLDNHTPKSKRELQKISSPFGLSGNEESGARENKLKDMGMDSSDIALAADQKVVAHLFPSKKNKSPTKEIGDGERRQGRSGRCSSLTRPEIPPIVKKSENLPTTKPPQGMKPMSDKNKSKTGHPPSKKIKDHKFLTRVGPSTCKGSSDFTGESEDDHEELYLAANSARNASKSACSGPFWKKMELLFGSLGSEDISYLQQQLTFAEELGESLSQIFSDEYNISGILMHRAVPNCSGERQGSHFNQDSLKSDALCEKRDMRRLEKDTPLYQRVLSALIVEEGEELYHQSEGKNMHMWCASDDSHCGSCNQIDVEPKDWDIIESEVESKVDVSRYCMLDRLSCDKSAKTSTLSNGNMSSSLHSQEQWDGDDGLSDSDAEQLQPRELDTPSFLSSDCQYQLMCLDDRLLLELESIDLCPERLPDLTDGEDMINQDIMGLEQGLHQEITRKKNNLAEIDKTIQKERVTERRRTELVAMDQLIEMAYRKRLASQGSNGSKNAVRKVSKQVALAFLKRTLSRCQKFEERGISCFSDPALQKVIFSESSCNNAAKPVDFKCNEGSHQVEVRRSGAVSSASGRYDSLSNNLDRGANLERGSSAALHAVIDSSGQASSTHGSKLNLNKGKKRELLITDVGGSASSMLTSALDTALDEVKGKKSERDKDPNLDNFRNSSPSGVGRASLDSSGSESKTKGKSRQKNTQLPSQSVCNASNKRSRVGPSLPSNTRSSLSKETDEPTDFANLQLPELDTPEENQDLSTWLNFDEDGLQDHDSIGLEIPMDDLSELMLM; this is encoded by the exons ATGCTAAGTTCTGGGAATAATTTAAACCGCGGTACTGCAACACCGTCATCAACTATGCCTCCTTTGTTCCAATGTTTGCCATTGGAGCCTATTATGTTAAGCAATCAAAAGTACCCTCGCTCAGGTGAACTAAGGAGGGTTCTGGGCTTTCCTCTTGGGAGTTTAACAGATGACCATTCTCTTGGAGTTTTCCATCTTAAACTTCCACCTCCAGTGGCAACAGAGGAGCTAAAGCACTTCAAGGAAAGTGTGCAAGATGCATCTAGAAGGGCCAG GGACAGAGcaaaaatgttgcatgaatctatTTTCAAATTGGATAAGTACAGAGAAGCTTTAAGCTCAAAGAAGAGACAGCGTAGTGATCTTTCATCAAGTGAGAAGTCCAATGGAGTAAACGTAGTGAAACTCGGAAGTCAGATTTATAAGAACCCTCCTGAAAATATGACTCAAAGATTTGAAGACAGGGCCAAGAGTGTTAGGTTCAACAAACGTTTTAGGACGTCAGTGGCTCAT GCAGATGTTAGGTCAGCTGCTATCTCAAGGCAGCAAGTAGTCACAGACAAGGATGAAAAAATGCCTCAGGCTGTTAATGCAGCTTCTGTCAGGATTGAAGAAAAGACCCGTAGATTGCTTGCTGGAGGTGAAGGGTTGgatcaaaaagtaaaaaagaaacgTTCGGTGGGAGCAGTGAGTCATAGAATTACAGGTGGTGAACGGGATATACAACAAGCTACACATCCAAAGCTGAGTGATGATCTTAAGCTACGCTCTTGTGACGTACAAGGTGTCAG ATCAAAAACTTCACTTGGAGTCGGGGGAATCAACAAGTCAGAACCATCTTTTGAGTCCGGTAATCTCAGTACCTGTACAGTACTCAAGAATGATATGGAAAATGCTCCTGTTCAAAGGGACCATTCAGTTGTTTTAGAGCAGAGGGTTATGTTGAAAGGAAACATTAA GCTAAATATTCAGGAGGAGAACCCTGTACGCAGTCTTAATACTGTGATAAAAGGAAAGGTTTCTAGGGCGCCACAAACTGGTTCCATCTTGAATCTAGACTCATCGCCTAATGTTCACTCTCCGTCTGCACCTTTTCAAGGTTGGGAACATCCTGCTGGTGAAAACAAAGGCAAAGTGGCAAGTGTTATGAGTAATCAAAAGCGTGCAATGTCGAATGGTTCTTCCGTACAACCTATGGCTCAGTGGGTTGGTCAGAGACCGCATAAAAACTCTCGCACAAGGAGAACAAATTTGGTTGCTCCTATACCAAAAAATGCTGAGGCTCAGATTTCCTGTCACAGTTCTGCAACTTCTGATTTTAGTGCTAGAACTTCTTCTGTTGGGACCATTGGATCACAAATTATGAGCAGTTTAGATAATCACACCCCGAAATCTAAAAGAGAACTTCAGAAGATTTCATCTCCATTTGGGTTATCTGGAAATGAAGAATCTGGAGCTAGGGAAAACAAGTTGAAAGATATGGGAATGGACAGCAGTGACATTGCCTTAGCTGCAGATCAAAAAGTTGTGGCTCACTTATTCCCCAGCAAGAAGAATAAGTCACCAACTAAAGAAATTGGAGATGGTGAACGAAGACAAGGAAGAAGTGGAAGGTGTTCATCTTTAACAAGGCCTGAGATTCCTCCAATTGTGAAGAAATCGGAGAATTTACCAACCACAAAGCCTCCTCAAGGCATGAAACCTATGTCCGATAAGAATAAAAG tAAAACAGGTCATCCGCCCTCAAAAAAGATTAAAGATCACAAGTTCTTAACTCGTGTTGGACCTTCAACATGTAAGGGTTCGTCAGATTTCACAG GTGAATCTGAAGACGATCATGAAGAACTATATTTGGCTGCCAATTCTGCTCGTAATGCTAGTA AATCTGCCTGTTCTGGTCcattttggaagaaaatggaaTTGCTTTTTGGTTCTCTTGGCTCAGAGGACATATCCTACTTGCAGCAGCAG CTAACTTTTGCAGAGGAGCTTGGTGAGAGTTTGTCTCAGATTTTTAGCGATGAATACAATATTTCG GGCATTTTGATGCATAGAGCAGTCCCTAATTGTTCTGGGGAAAGACAAGGGAGCCATTTTAATCAAGATTCACTGAAGTCTGATGCTTTATGTGAAAAACGTGACATGAGAAGGTTGGAAAAGGATACTCCATTGTACCAAAGAGTTCTTTCTGCTTTAATTGTAGAAGAAGGTGAAGAACTTTACCATCAGAGCGAAGGGAAAAATATGCACATGTGGTGTGCTAGTGATGATTCTCATTGTGGTTCATGTAATCAGATTGATGTTGAACCCAAAGATTGGGACATAATAGAATCTGAAGTTGAGTCAAAAGTAGATGTTTCGAGATACTGCATGCTGGACAGACTTTCTTGTGATAAAAGTGCTAAAACTAGTACCCTTAGTAATGGAAACATGTCCAGTTCTTTACACAGCCAGGAACAGTGGGATGGAGATGATGGCCTTTCAGATTCTGATGCGGAGCAACTGCAACCTAGGGAGCTAGACACTCCTAGCTTTCTTTCCTCTGACTGCCAATATCAGTTGATGTGTCTGGATGACAGGCTTCTTCTGGAGCTAGAGAGTATTGATTTATGTCCGGAGAGATTG CCTGATCTAACAGACGGAGAAGACATGATTAATCAAGATATAATGGGACTCGAACAAGGGCTGCATCAAGAG ATCACAAGGAAGAAGAATAACTTAGCAGAAATTGATAAAACTATCCAGAAAGAAAGAGTTACAGAAAGACG GAGAACTGAACTAGTTGCAATGGACCAGCTTATTGAGATGGCTTACAGAAAACGATTG GCTTCCCAGGGGAGTAATGGTTCAAAAAATGCAGTACGTAAGGTTTCAAAACAAGTAGCGTTGGCTTTTCTCAAACGCACGCTTTCTAGATgtcaaaaatttgaagaaagagGCATTAGTTGCTTTAGTGATCCTGCACTGCAGAAGGTTATATTCTCTGAATCTTCATGCAACAATGCTGCAAAGCCCGTTGACTTTAAATGCAACGAAGGTTCCCATCAAGTGGAAGTCAGGAGATCTG GGGCAGTGTCCAGTGCGAGTGGGAGATATGATTCCCTTAGTAATAATCTCGACAGGGGTGCTAATCTTGAAAGGGGTTCATCAGCAGCTCTTCATGCTGTCATTGACTCGTCTGGTCAAGCTTCTTCCACACATGGATCAAAGTTGAACCTTAACAAGGGGAAGAAGCGGGAACTGCTGATTACTGATGTTGGTGGAAGTGCATCCTCAATGTTGACTTCAGCTCTAGACACCGCTCTTGACGAAGTAAAGGGAAAGAAAAGTGAGAGAGATAAGGACCCAAATTTAGATAATTTCAGAAACAGTTCGCCCAGTGGAGTTGGTCGCGCATCATTGGACTCCTCTGGAAGTGAAAGCAAAACAAAGGGAAAGTCCAGGCAAAAGAATACTCAGTTACCAAGTCAATCAGTTTGTAATGCCAGCAATAAAAGGAGTAGGGTGGGGCCATCGTTGCCCAGCAATACACGTTCATCTTTGTCTAAAGAGACAGATGAACCCACTgattttgcaaatttgcaaCTGCCTGAATTAGATACACCGGAAGAGAATCAAGATCTCAGTACATGGTTGAACTTTGATGAAGATGGCCTGCAAGATCATGATTCCATTGGCCTCGAAATACCAATGGACGATCTCTCAGAGTTGATGCTTATGTGA
- the LOC137743343 gene encoding uncharacterized protein isoform X1 translates to MLSSGNNLNRGTATPSSTMPPLFQCLPLEPIMLSNQKYPRSGELRRVLGFPLGSLTDDHSLGVFHLKLPPPVATEELKHFKESVQDASRRARDRAKMLHESIFKLDKYREALSSKKRQRSDLSSSEKSNGVNVVKLGSQIYKNPPENMTQRFEDRAKSVRFNKRFRTSVAHVRADVRSAAISRQQVVTDKDEKMPQAVNAASVRIEEKTRRLLAGGEGLDQKVKKKRSVGAVSHRITGGERDIQQATHPKLSDDLKLRSCDVQGVRSKTSLGVGGINKSEPSFESGNLSTCTVLKNDMENAPVQRDHSVVLEQRVMLKGNIKLNIQEENPVRSLNTVIKGKVSRAPQTGSILNLDSSPNVHSPSAPFQGWEHPAGENKGKVASVMSNQKRAMSNGSSVQPMAQWVGQRPHKNSRTRRTNLVAPIPKNAEAQISCHSSATSDFSARTSSVGTIGSQIMSSLDNHTPKSKRELQKISSPFGLSGNEESGARENKLKDMGMDSSDIALAADQKVVAHLFPSKKNKSPTKEIGDGERRQGRSGRCSSLTRPEIPPIVKKSENLPTTKPPQGMKPMSDKNKSKTGHPPSKKIKDHKFLTRVGPSTCKGSSDFTGESEDDHEELYLAANSARNASKSACSGPFWKKMELLFGSLGSEDISYLQQQLTFAEELGESLSQIFSDEYNISGILMHRAVPNCSGERQGSHFNQDSLKSDALCEKRDMRRLEKDTPLYQRVLSALIVEEGEELYHQSEGKNMHMWCASDDSHCGSCNQIDVEPKDWDIIESEVESKVDVSRYCMLDRLSCDKSAKTSTLSNGNMSSSLHSQEQWDGDDGLSDSDAEQLQPRELDTPSFLSSDCQYQLMCLDDRLLLELESIDLCPERLPDLTDGEDMINQDIMGLEQGLHQEITRKKNNLAEIDKTIQKERVTERRRTELVAMDQLIEMAYRKRLASQGSNGSKNAVRKVSKQVALAFLKRTLSRCQKFEERGISCFSDPALQKVIFSESSCNNAAKPVDFKCNEGSHQVEVRRSGAVSSASGRYDSLSNNLDRGANLERGSSAALHAVIDSSGQASSTHGSKLNLNKGKKRELLITDVGGSASSMLTSALDTALDEVKGKKSERDKDPNLDNFRNSSPSGVGRASLDSSGSESKTKGKSRQKNTQLPSQSVCNASNKRSRVGPSLPSNTRSSLSKETDEPTDFANLQLPELDTPEENQDLSTWLNFDEDGLQDHDSIGLEIPMDDLSELMLM, encoded by the exons ATGCTAAGTTCTGGGAATAATTTAAACCGCGGTACTGCAACACCGTCATCAACTATGCCTCCTTTGTTCCAATGTTTGCCATTGGAGCCTATTATGTTAAGCAATCAAAAGTACCCTCGCTCAGGTGAACTAAGGAGGGTTCTGGGCTTTCCTCTTGGGAGTTTAACAGATGACCATTCTCTTGGAGTTTTCCATCTTAAACTTCCACCTCCAGTGGCAACAGAGGAGCTAAAGCACTTCAAGGAAAGTGTGCAAGATGCATCTAGAAGGGCCAG GGACAGAGcaaaaatgttgcatgaatctatTTTCAAATTGGATAAGTACAGAGAAGCTTTAAGCTCAAAGAAGAGACAGCGTAGTGATCTTTCATCAAGTGAGAAGTCCAATGGAGTAAACGTAGTGAAACTCGGAAGTCAGATTTATAAGAACCCTCCTGAAAATATGACTCAAAGATTTGAAGACAGGGCCAAGAGTGTTAGGTTCAACAAACGTTTTAGGACGTCAGTGGCTCATGTGCGG GCAGATGTTAGGTCAGCTGCTATCTCAAGGCAGCAAGTAGTCACAGACAAGGATGAAAAAATGCCTCAGGCTGTTAATGCAGCTTCTGTCAGGATTGAAGAAAAGACCCGTAGATTGCTTGCTGGAGGTGAAGGGTTGgatcaaaaagtaaaaaagaaacgTTCGGTGGGAGCAGTGAGTCATAGAATTACAGGTGGTGAACGGGATATACAACAAGCTACACATCCAAAGCTGAGTGATGATCTTAAGCTACGCTCTTGTGACGTACAAGGTGTCAG ATCAAAAACTTCACTTGGAGTCGGGGGAATCAACAAGTCAGAACCATCTTTTGAGTCCGGTAATCTCAGTACCTGTACAGTACTCAAGAATGATATGGAAAATGCTCCTGTTCAAAGGGACCATTCAGTTGTTTTAGAGCAGAGGGTTATGTTGAAAGGAAACATTAA GCTAAATATTCAGGAGGAGAACCCTGTACGCAGTCTTAATACTGTGATAAAAGGAAAGGTTTCTAGGGCGCCACAAACTGGTTCCATCTTGAATCTAGACTCATCGCCTAATGTTCACTCTCCGTCTGCACCTTTTCAAGGTTGGGAACATCCTGCTGGTGAAAACAAAGGCAAAGTGGCAAGTGTTATGAGTAATCAAAAGCGTGCAATGTCGAATGGTTCTTCCGTACAACCTATGGCTCAGTGGGTTGGTCAGAGACCGCATAAAAACTCTCGCACAAGGAGAACAAATTTGGTTGCTCCTATACCAAAAAATGCTGAGGCTCAGATTTCCTGTCACAGTTCTGCAACTTCTGATTTTAGTGCTAGAACTTCTTCTGTTGGGACCATTGGATCACAAATTATGAGCAGTTTAGATAATCACACCCCGAAATCTAAAAGAGAACTTCAGAAGATTTCATCTCCATTTGGGTTATCTGGAAATGAAGAATCTGGAGCTAGGGAAAACAAGTTGAAAGATATGGGAATGGACAGCAGTGACATTGCCTTAGCTGCAGATCAAAAAGTTGTGGCTCACTTATTCCCCAGCAAGAAGAATAAGTCACCAACTAAAGAAATTGGAGATGGTGAACGAAGACAAGGAAGAAGTGGAAGGTGTTCATCTTTAACAAGGCCTGAGATTCCTCCAATTGTGAAGAAATCGGAGAATTTACCAACCACAAAGCCTCCTCAAGGCATGAAACCTATGTCCGATAAGAATAAAAG tAAAACAGGTCATCCGCCCTCAAAAAAGATTAAAGATCACAAGTTCTTAACTCGTGTTGGACCTTCAACATGTAAGGGTTCGTCAGATTTCACAG GTGAATCTGAAGACGATCATGAAGAACTATATTTGGCTGCCAATTCTGCTCGTAATGCTAGTA AATCTGCCTGTTCTGGTCcattttggaagaaaatggaaTTGCTTTTTGGTTCTCTTGGCTCAGAGGACATATCCTACTTGCAGCAGCAG CTAACTTTTGCAGAGGAGCTTGGTGAGAGTTTGTCTCAGATTTTTAGCGATGAATACAATATTTCG GGCATTTTGATGCATAGAGCAGTCCCTAATTGTTCTGGGGAAAGACAAGGGAGCCATTTTAATCAAGATTCACTGAAGTCTGATGCTTTATGTGAAAAACGTGACATGAGAAGGTTGGAAAAGGATACTCCATTGTACCAAAGAGTTCTTTCTGCTTTAATTGTAGAAGAAGGTGAAGAACTTTACCATCAGAGCGAAGGGAAAAATATGCACATGTGGTGTGCTAGTGATGATTCTCATTGTGGTTCATGTAATCAGATTGATGTTGAACCCAAAGATTGGGACATAATAGAATCTGAAGTTGAGTCAAAAGTAGATGTTTCGAGATACTGCATGCTGGACAGACTTTCTTGTGATAAAAGTGCTAAAACTAGTACCCTTAGTAATGGAAACATGTCCAGTTCTTTACACAGCCAGGAACAGTGGGATGGAGATGATGGCCTTTCAGATTCTGATGCGGAGCAACTGCAACCTAGGGAGCTAGACACTCCTAGCTTTCTTTCCTCTGACTGCCAATATCAGTTGATGTGTCTGGATGACAGGCTTCTTCTGGAGCTAGAGAGTATTGATTTATGTCCGGAGAGATTG CCTGATCTAACAGACGGAGAAGACATGATTAATCAAGATATAATGGGACTCGAACAAGGGCTGCATCAAGAG ATCACAAGGAAGAAGAATAACTTAGCAGAAATTGATAAAACTATCCAGAAAGAAAGAGTTACAGAAAGACG GAGAACTGAACTAGTTGCAATGGACCAGCTTATTGAGATGGCTTACAGAAAACGATTG GCTTCCCAGGGGAGTAATGGTTCAAAAAATGCAGTACGTAAGGTTTCAAAACAAGTAGCGTTGGCTTTTCTCAAACGCACGCTTTCTAGATgtcaaaaatttgaagaaagagGCATTAGTTGCTTTAGTGATCCTGCACTGCAGAAGGTTATATTCTCTGAATCTTCATGCAACAATGCTGCAAAGCCCGTTGACTTTAAATGCAACGAAGGTTCCCATCAAGTGGAAGTCAGGAGATCTG GGGCAGTGTCCAGTGCGAGTGGGAGATATGATTCCCTTAGTAATAATCTCGACAGGGGTGCTAATCTTGAAAGGGGTTCATCAGCAGCTCTTCATGCTGTCATTGACTCGTCTGGTCAAGCTTCTTCCACACATGGATCAAAGTTGAACCTTAACAAGGGGAAGAAGCGGGAACTGCTGATTACTGATGTTGGTGGAAGTGCATCCTCAATGTTGACTTCAGCTCTAGACACCGCTCTTGACGAAGTAAAGGGAAAGAAAAGTGAGAGAGATAAGGACCCAAATTTAGATAATTTCAGAAACAGTTCGCCCAGTGGAGTTGGTCGCGCATCATTGGACTCCTCTGGAAGTGAAAGCAAAACAAAGGGAAAGTCCAGGCAAAAGAATACTCAGTTACCAAGTCAATCAGTTTGTAATGCCAGCAATAAAAGGAGTAGGGTGGGGCCATCGTTGCCCAGCAATACACGTTCATCTTTGTCTAAAGAGACAGATGAACCCACTgattttgcaaatttgcaaCTGCCTGAATTAGATACACCGGAAGAGAATCAAGATCTCAGTACATGGTTGAACTTTGATGAAGATGGCCTGCAAGATCATGATTCCATTGGCCTCGAAATACCAATGGACGATCTCTCAGAGTTGATGCTTATGTGA